TCGACACACTGATGCCTCAGGATATGATCAACGCCAAACCGATTTCGGCTGCGGTGAAAGAGTTCTTTGGTTCCAGCCAGTTGTCACAATTTATGGACCAGAACAACCCGTTGTCTGAGATTACGCATAAACGCCGTATCTCTGCATTGGGCCCGGGCGGTTTGACCCGTGAACGTGCTGGCTTTGAAGTTCGAGACGTACACCCGACTCACTACGGTCGCGTATGTCCAATCGAAACGCCAGAAGGTCCAAACATCGGTCTGATCAACTCCTTGTCCGTGTACGCACAGACCAACGAGTATGGTTTCCTGGAAACCCCTTATCGTCGCGTGCGCGATGGTGTGGTGACCGATGAAATTAACTATCTGTCTGCTATTGAAGAAGGCAACTTCGTTATCGCTCAGGCGAACTCCAACCTGGACGAAGACGGTCGCTTCATTGAAGACTTAGTCACTTGTCGTAGCAAAGGCGAATCAAGCCTGTTTAGCCGCGATCAAGTTGACTACATGGACGTTTCCACTCAACAGGTGGTGTCCGTTGGTGCTTCTCTGATTCCATTCCTGGAACACGATGACGCCAACCGCGCCTTGATGGGTGCGAACATGCAACGTCAGGCAGTTCCTACTCTGCGTGCTGATAAGCCGTTGGTGGGTACTGGTATGGAACGTGCGGTAGCGGTTGACTCAGGGGTAACCTCTGTAGCCAAACGTGGCGGTACCGTTCAGTACGTAGATGCATCCCGTATCGTGATTAAAGTTAACGAAGACGAGATGTATCCGGGCGAAGCAGGTATTGATATTTATAACCTGACCAAATACACCCGTTCTAACCAGAACACCTGTATCAACCAGATGCCGTGTGTGAATCTGGGTGAGCCAATCGAGCGCGGTGACGTGCTGGCAGATGGCCCATCTACAGACTTGGGCGAACTGGCATTGGGTCAGAACATGCGTGTAGCGTTCATGCCTTGGAACGGTTACAACTTCGAAGACTCCATCTTGGTCTCCGAGCGCGTGGTGCAAGAAGATCGCTTCACAACTATCCACATTCAGGAACTGGCATGTGTGTCTCGTGACACCAAGCTGGGGCCAGAAGAGATCACTGCTGACATCCCGAACGTGGGTGAAGCTGCACTCTCCAAACTGGATGAATCCGGTATCGTGTATATCGGTGCTGAAGTGACTGGCGGCGACATTCTGGTTGGTAAGGTAACACCTAAAGGTGAAACCCAACTGACCCCAGAAGAGAAGCTGTTACGTGCGATCTTCGGTGAGAAAGCGTCTGATGTTAAAGACTCTTCTCTGCGTGTTCCAAACGGTGTTTCCGGTACGGTTATCGATGTACAAGTCTTTACTCGCGACGGCGTAGAAAAAGACAAACGTGCATTGGAAATCGAAGAGATGCAACTGAAGCAGGCTAAGAAAGACCTGACTGAAGAGTTGCAGATCCTGGAAGCGGGCCTGTTTGCACGTATCCATGCAGTACTGGTTTCTGGTGGCATCGAAGCTGACAAGCTGAGTAAATTACCACGTGACCGCTGGCTGGAACTTGGCCTGACTGACGAAGACAAGCAAAACCAGCTGGAACAGTTGGCAGAGCAGTACGACGAAATGAAATCCGAATTCGAGAAGAAGATGGATGCCAAGCGTCGTAAGATCACCCAAGGTGATGATTTAGCACCAGGTGTGCTGAAGATAGTCAAAGTGTATCTGGCTGTTAAACGTCAGATTCAACCGGGTGACAAGATGGCCGGTCGTCACGGTAACAAAGGTGTTATCTCTAAGATTAACCCGATCGAAGATATGCCTTACGATGAAAACGGTACGCCGGTAGACATCGTTCTGAACCCGCTGGGCGTACCATCGCGTATGAACATCGGTCAGATTTTGGAAACCCACTTAGGGATGGCAGCGAAAGGCATCGGCGAGAAAATCAACGCCATGCTGAAAAAGCAGGAAGAAGTTGCCAAACTACGTGAGTTCATCCAGAAAGCCTACGATCTGGGCGATAGTGTTTGTCAGAAAGTTGATCTGAGCACCTTCACCGATGACGAAGTACTGCGTCTGGCTGAGAACCTGAAAAAAGGTATGCCAATCGCAACACCAGTCTTCGATGGTGCGACAGAGAAAGAAATCAAGGAACTGTTACAGCTGGGTGGCTTGCCAACTTCTGGTCAGATTACTCTGTTTGACGGCCGTACCGGCGAGCAATTCGAACGTCAGGTTACTGTCGGCTACATGTACATGCTGAAACTGAACCACTTGGTTGATGACAAGATGCATGCGCGTTCTACCGGTTCTTACAGCCTGGTTACTCAGCAGCCGCTGGGTGGTAAGGCTCAGTTCGGTGGTCAGCGCTTCGGTGAGATGGAAGTGTGGGCGTTGGAAGCTTATGGCGCCGCGTACACATTGCAGGAAATGCTTACCGTCAAGTCCGACGATGTAAACGGCCGTACCAAGATGTACAAAAACATCGTGGATGGCGATCACCGTATGGAACCAGGCATGCCGGAGTCCTTCAACGTATTGTTGAAAGAAATCCGCTCGCTGGGCATCAATATCGAGCTGGAAGAAGAGTAATTCTTCGCCAGACGGCAAGCTCTCATAGCCGGGAGCTTGCTGGTGGTTCGCACTGGTCACAGGGGCGCTCAAACTTAGGTTTTTACATGCTTAGGTTTGAGCGCCTATCAGGTCTAACTCCGACAGGAGCCAATCCGTGAAAGACTTATTAAAGTTTCTGAAAGCGCAAACTAAGACCGAAGAGTTTGATGCGATCAAAATTGCTCTGGCCTCGCCAGACATGATCCGTTCCTGGTCATTCGGTGAAGTTAAAAAGCCGGAAACCATTAACTACCGTACGTTCAAACCAGAACGTGACGGCCTTTTCTGCGCCCGTATCTTTGGCCCAGTAAAAGATTACGAATGCCTGTGCGGTAAGTACAAGCGTTTGAAACACCGCGGTGTTATTTGTGAGAAATGCGGCGTTGAAGTGACTCAAACCAAAGTACGCCGTGAGCGTATGGGTCACATCGAACTGGCTTCTCCGACTGCGCACATCTGGTTCCTGAAATCGTTGCCATCCCGCATCGGTTTGCTGCTGGATATGCCATTACGTGACATCGAACGTGTACTGTACTTCGAATCCTATGTGGTTATTGAAGGCGGTATGACCAACCTGGAACGTCGTCAGATCCTGACTGAAGAGCAGTATCTGGACGCGTTGGAAGAGTTTGGTGATGAGTTCGACGCGAAGATGGGCGCCGAAGCTATTCAGGCCTTGTTGAAAAACATGGATCTGGAAGCAGAGTGCGAGATCCTGCGCGAAGAATTGAACGAAACAAATTCTGAAACCAAGCGTAAGAAGCTGACCAAGCGTATCAAGCTGCTGGAAGCGTTCGTACAGTCTGGCAACAAGCCAGAGTGGATGATCCTGACTGTGCTGCCTGTGCTGCCGCCAGATCTGCGTCCATTGGTTCCGTTGGATGGCGGTCGTTTTGCGACTTCTGATCTGAACGATTTGTATCGTCGCGTGATCAACCGTAACAACCGTCTGAAACGCCTGCTGGACTTGGCTGCTCCGGACATCATCGTGCGCAATGAAAAGCGTATGCTGCAAGAAGCAGTAGATGCATTGCTGGATAACGGCCGTCGTGGTCGTGCGATTACCGGCTCTAACAAGCGTCCGTTGAAGTCACTGGCTGACATGATCAAAGGTAAGCAAGGTCGTTTCCGTCAGAACTTGCTGGGTAAACGTGTTGACTACTCAGGCCGTTCGGTTATTACCGTTGGCCCATACCTGCGTCTGCATCAGTGCGGTCTGCCGAAGAAAATGGCTCTTGAGCTGTTCAAACCGTTCATCTACGGCAAGCTGGAATTGCGTGGTCTTGCTACCACCATTAAAGCCGCCAAGAAGATGGTTGAGCGTGAAGAAGCGGTTGTTTGGGATATCCTGGATGAAGTTATCCGCGAACACCCAGTGCTGCTGAACCGTGCACCAACCCTTCACCGTTTGGGTATCCAGGCGTTTGAACCGGTTCTGATCGAAGGTAAAGCAATCCAGTTGCACCCACTGGTTTGTGCGGCATATAACGCCGACTTCGACGGTGACCAAATGGCTGTTCACGTACCGCTGACACTGGAAGCTCAGTTAGAAGCACGTGCGTTGATGATGTCTACTAACAACATCCTGTCACCAGCGAACGGCGAGCCAATCATCGTTCCTTCTCAGGACGTTGTATTGGGTCTGTATTACATGACCCGTGACTGTGTTAACGCCAAAGGCGAAGGCATGGTACTGACTGGCCCGAAAGAAGCTGAGCGTATTTATCGCGCCGGCCTGGCATCTCTGCATGCGCGGGTAAAAGTCCGTATTACCGAAGAAATTCGTAATACCGAAGGCGAAAGCACTTCGCGTACCAGCATTATCGATACGACTGTAGGCCGTGCTATTTTGTGGATGATCGTCCCGAAAGGCCTGCCTTACTCTATCGTTAACCAGCCGCTGGGCAAAAAAGCTATCTCCAAGATGCTGAACACTTGTTACCGCATCCTGGGCTTGAAGCCAACGGTTATCTTTGCTGACCAGATCATGTACACCGGTTTTGCTTACGCAGCACGCTCAGGCGCCTCTGTAGGTATCGATGACATGGTTATCCCAGAAGCGAAAGCAGGGATCATCGAAGAAGCTGAAACTGAAGTTGCCGAGATCCAGGAACAGTTCCAATCCGGTCTGGTAACAGCAGGCGAACGTTATAACAAAGTGATCGATATCTGGGCCGCGGCTAACGAACGTGTTGCTAAGGCGATGATGGATAACTTGTCTGTAGAAGATGTTGTCAACCGTGACGGCGTTGTTGAACAGCAAGTGTCATTCAACAGCATCTTTATGATGGCCGACTCCGGTGCGCGTGGTTCTGCGGCACAGATTCGTCAGCTGGCAGGGATGCGTGGTCTGATGGCTAAGCCAGATGGCTCGATCATTGAAACGCCAATCACCGCGAACTTCCGTGAAGGTTTGAACGTACTTCAGTACTTCATCTCAACCCACGGTGCGCGTAAAGGTTTGGCGGATACCGCATTGAAAACTGCGAACTCTGGTTATCTGACCCGTCGTTTAGTTGACGTGGCACAGGATCTGGTCGTAACCGAAGACGATTGTGGTACCCATAACGGTATCGTGATGACCCCGGTTATCGAAGGTGGTGATGTTAAAGAACCACTGCGCGATCGCGTTCTGGGTCGTGTGACCGCTGAAGAAGTTATCAAGCCGGGTACGGCTGATATTCTGGTTCCACGTAACACCCTGTTGGACGAAAAATGGTGTGATCTGTTAGAAGAAAACTCCGTCGACAGCGTTAAAGTTCGTTCAGTAGTAAGCTGTGAAACTGACTTTGGTGTGTGTGCAAACTGCTATGGTCGCGACCTGGCACGTGGTCACATCATCAACAAAGGTGAAGCGGTTGGTGTTATTGCAGCACAGTCCATCGGTGAGCCGGGTACCCAGCTTACGATGCGTACGTTCCACATCGGTGGTGCGGCATCTCGTGCGGCAGCAGAGTCCAGCATTCAGGTTAAGAACAAAGGCAGCTTGAAACTGAGCAACGTCAAGTTCGTTACCAATGCAGCGGGCAAGCTGGTTATTACTTCTCGTAATACCGAGCTGAAACTGATCGACGAATTCGGCCGTACTAAAGAAAGCTACAAAGTGCCTTACGGTGCTGTAATGGCTAAAGGCGATGGCGCAGAAGTCCAAGGCGGCGAAACCGTTGCTAACTGGGATCCGCACATCATGCCAGTTGTGACCGAAGTGAGCGGTTTCATCCGCTTCGCGGACATGATTGACGGCCAGACCATTACACGCCAGACCGACGAACTGACTGGTTTGTCTTCTCTGGTGGTATTGGACAGCGCAGAGCGTACCGGTAGCGGTAAAGACCTGCGTCCGGCACTGAAAATCGTTGATGCCAAAGGCGACGACGTATTGATCCCAGGTACTGATATGCCTGCTCAATACTTCCTGCCAGGTAAAGCGATTGTACAGCTGGAAGACGGTATTCAGATCGGTGCGGGTGATACCCTGGCGCGTATTCCTCAGGAATCAAGCGGTACCAAGGATATTACCGGTGGTCTGCCACGTGTTGCTGACTTGTTCGAAGCACGTCGTCCGAAAGAGCCTGCAATCCTGGCTGAAATCAGCGGGATCATCTCGTTCGGTAAAGAGACCAAAGGCAAGCGCCGTCTGGTTATCTCACCGTTGGATGGTAGCGATGCATACGAAGAGATGATTCCGAAATGGCGTCAGCTCAACGTGTTCGAAGGTGAAATTGTAGAACGCGGTGACGTGGTTTCCGATGGCCCAGAATCTCCACACGACATTCTGCGTCTGCGTGGCGTTCACGCGGTAACTCGTTACATCACCAACGAAGTGCAGGAAGTTTACCGTCTGCAAGGCGTTAAGATTAACGATAAACACATCGAAGTTATCGTTCGTCAGATGCTGCGTAAAGGCACCATCGTTGATGCAGGTAGCACCGACTTCCTGGAAGGCGAGCAGGCAGAAATGTCTCGCGTTAAAATCGCTAACCGTAAGCTGGCAGCTGAAGGCAAAATTGAGGCTACGTTCACACGTGACCTGCTGGGTATCACCAAGGCATCCCTGGCGACCGAGTCCTTCATCTCTGCGGCTTCGTTCCAGGAAACCACGCGCGTTCTTACTGAAGCGGCAGTTGCCGGTAAACGTGATGAACTGCGTGGCCTGAAAGAAAACGTCATCGTGGGCCGTCTGATCCCAGCCGGTACCGGTTACGCTTATCATCAGGATCGTATGCGCCGTAAAGCACAGGGTGAAGCACCAGTAGTTCCGCAAGTGAGCGCGGACGAAGCGACTGCTAACCTGGCTGAATTGCTCAACGCTGGTTTTGGTAACAGCAAAGACTAATCTCTTTGTTCGTCACCAACGTAAAAACCGCTCCTTTCGGGGTAATGCCAGTCAGTTAAGCAACTGACTGGCATTTTTGTTCCTGGCTTTTCCATATTTATACGGCCTTTCCTTCACCACCCTCGGGAAGGCTCTTTCTCTTCTTATCGGTAACTTCACCATCTGCGCCATGCTCTCCATATCCCGCATCAGTTCCGGGATGCGACCTGGTGAAGCTCCCTGTAGCGTCATCCGCATCACCATCCCGCACGATTCTGAGAAGCTCAGCTGATTCGGCCAGTATCCTTTCAGCGCTCCCGCCATCTTAATCATCTGATAACGCACCAGATTATAGGCCAGCAGCACTCCCCATAGCTCCTGCTCAACAAGCTCCGGCTTTTTACTCCGCAGCGTCAGTCTGCTCAGTTGCATTGTCTGCTTGATTTCCCGGTGTCCGGCATAAGTCTGGCGCGGGAAGGCGGTATCGTTCTCTGGCGTATCTGGTGTTCGCCAGACCACGCCATCCACGGCCAGCAACGTCAGACCGCACCAGTGAGGATGGGTGACGGAGCCATGCCACAGCTGCGCCGTTTGTGAGAATACCCGGCGAACAGCCTCGCTTCCCAGCCTTTGCCGTGCCTGGATAACGGCGCTGGGGGCCACGAAGGGGCGATCGCCCGGCAGCATGATATCCAGCCGGTTAACGATTTGATGAAGAGGTTCTTTACGCTCGAGTGCCATCCCGACAATGCACCAGACCATCATTTCCAGCGGCAGGCGGCGCTTGCGCAGAGTCACCGTGCCGGATTCGGCAAGACAACGGGAGATGAGCTGGGGGTCGAGGTAATCTCCCAGTGTGGTCAGTGGGTTACGCAGTGAGTCGTAGCGGGAAACGAGATCAAGAGCCTGTCCGATGTGCATAAAAAAATCCGGAAACGAAGAACATTTCCGGATTCTTACACAACCACTGGATCGGTCAACCGATCCTTAACTGATCGGCATTACTCCTTTCGGGGCGGTTTTTTTTGCTTATTTTTCAGAAAGAAAGCACGAAGTTTATTGGGATATGCGCCCAAAATGACGATCCCAATCCTTCCATACGGGTTGTAGCCCTGCCAGCGTTAGTGCCTGAGCCACCTGCTCAGGCGTTCGATTATCATGGGGGGCAAATTGCTCTAGCTCTGGATGGTTATCGGCATATCCGCCCGGCTGCGTTTTCGACCCCGCACTGACATTATTTATCGCCAGCGGAATCACGTTATCGCGGAAGAACGGTGATTCACGAGTCGAGAGTGATAGTTCCACATCCGGTGCAAACAGGCGGAAAGCACAAATCAGTTGCAGCAATTGTGGTTCGCTCATCAGAGAAGCGGGCGCAATTCCCCCGGCACACGGGCGTAAACGTGGGAATGAAATTGAGTAGCGACTCTGCCAATAAGTTTGTTGCAGGTAAAACAGATGCTCCGCCAGCATGTAGCAGTCGGTGCGCCAACTGCTCGACAAGCCAATCAACGCACCTAATCCGATCTTATCGATCCCCGCTCGTCCCAGGCGATCAGGCGTTGCCAGCCGCCAGTGAAAATCTTGCTTATGCCCGCGCAAATGATGTTGCTGATAAGTCGCCGGATGATAGGTTTCCTGATAAACCATCACACCGTCTAATCCCAACGTTTTTAACTCCGCATACTCCTCTTGTGCCAATGGTTGAACTTCCATCATTAGCGAGCTGAATTGATTGCTGATAGTTGGAAAATGACGCCGGAAATAATCCATTCCCACTTTTGCCTGATGCTCACCGGTGACCAGCAGTAAGTGTTCGAAGCCCAGTGCTTTGATGGCTTCACACTCACGGATGATTTCAGTTTCATCCAATGTTTTGCGCTTGATGCGATTGCTCATCGAAAAACCGCAGTAAGTACAATCATTGGCGCACAGATTGGAAAGATAAAGCGGCACATAAAAACTGACGGTATTGCCAAAACGCTGGCGCGTCAGCTGTTGGGCTTTCTGCGCCATTGGCTCCAGATAAGCCAGTGCCGCGGGCGAAATCAACGCCATTAAATCGTCGCGATTCGGTTTGACGGCATTAATGGCCCGCTCAACATCAGCGGCGGTTTTACTGTTGATGCGCAGAGAAATATCATCCCAATTCAATTGCTGCCAGCGCTGGCTGAACCCTTCAGACATGATTTTCTTCCTCAAGCTGGCTAAGAAAACCGGTCAGTGGGCTGGTGGCTATTGCCCTATCAAATTGTCGGTTGCCCAGCCCTGCCTGACACGCCAATTCGCCAGACTCTACCGCTAAGCGAAATGCATGAGCCATTTTTACCGGTGAGCGAGCAACAGCAATCGCGGTATTGACCAGCACGGCATCAGCGCCTAGTTCTATAGCTTCAAGTGCATGGCTTGGCGCACCAATACCGGCATCAACCACCACGGGCACTTTGGCCTGCGCGATAATAATTTGCAGAAAGTCGCGGGTACGTAAGCCCAAATTTGAGCCAATCGGTGCACCCAATGGCATAACGGCAGCGCAACCTGCTTCTTCCAGCCGCTTGCACAATACTGGGTCTGCGCCGCAGTAAGGAAGAACCACAAATCCCTCTTTCACCAGAATTTCGGCGGCTTTCAGAGTTTCTATTGGATCGGGCAGCAAATACTTCACATCCGGATGAATTTCCAGTTTTACCCAATGGGTACCCAGTGCTTCGCGCGCCAGACGGGCAGCAAACACAGCTTCTTGAGCCGTTTTAGCGCCAGAGGTATTCGGCAGTAAGCGCACGCCTAGCTGGCGCAACGGCGCAAGAATGGCATCGTTCCCTGCCCGCAAATCAACCCGTTTCATCGCCATAGTAATCAGTTGTGACCCTGAGGCGCGTAGTGCTTCCAGCATCAATTCAGCCGTGGCAAATTTGCCCGTACCGGTAAATAAACGTGAGGTAAAAGTGGTATCGGCGATCTTCAGCATGTCAGCCCCCGGCAATCGCTTGGAATAGCAAAATGTTATCACCCGCGTGTAACTGGCATTTTTCCCAGTCAGGGCGAGGGACGATGACCTGATTGACCGCCAGCGCTGTTCCCGGCTGATGGCGGTTCAGTTGTTGGAGCAATTTTTCAACGGTTATGGTGCATTCCACCTCAAGTGGCTGATCATTAAGCACAATGTTTATATGATTACTCTTCACTGTGAGCCTCCACAGGCAGGGCAATGCTCCGCTCGCGTCAGTTGCAAGGTGCTCCAGCTTTGCTGCTTGCCATCGAATAAGCGCAATTTCCCACTCAGTGCCGACGGCAGCCCAGCCAATATCTTGATGGCTTCCAGTGCTTGCAAGGTACCAATGACGCCGACCACCGGCCCCAATACGCCAGCAGTACGACAATTACGCTGCGGCAATTCCTTATCGGGATAGAGGCAGGCGTAGCAGCCTTGAGAATAAGGCGGTTCAATCACCAGCAGTTGCCCGCTGAATCCCACGGCACTGCCGCTGATTAAGGGCTTTTGTGCGGTGATACAGGCTGCATTTACCTGATGGCGGGTTGTCATGTTGTCACTGCAATCGAGCACCAAATCAGCGTTTGCCACCGCATCAGCCAGTGCCGCATCTGTCAGCCGTATATCGAAGCTGACAATCTCAACCAGCGGATTAAGATTTTGCAAATGACGCTGGGCTAACCGCACTTTAGTTTGGTTACTGGCAGAGGTCTGGTTGATATCGGTGGTACGATACAGGATTTGGCGCTGTAAATTGCTCAGATCCAATTGGTCATCGTCAGCCAGTAATAATTTGCCGATACCAGCGGCCGCCAAATAGAGCGCAGCAGGTGAACCAAGGCCGCCCAGACCGATAATCAGCACACAGGCACTTTTCAGTTTCAACTGGCCCTCTGGGCCAATATCTTCCAGCAACAACTGGCGGCTGTAGCGCAAGAATTCACTGTCACTCAGCTCATGCTTGTTTATCATCGCTCAGCTCCTTGCCCTCAATCAGACGTAGTAATTGTGCCGTGGCTTGCTGCCAATCCTCAGCTTGAGTAATGGCGCTAACGACAGCCACACTGCCCACGCCGGCAGCCAATACGGCGGGGACTCGCTCAATACTGATGCCACCGATAGCGACGGTGGGGTAGTCCGGTGTGTTTTCCACCATCTGTTTGAGCACCGCCAGCCCTTGAGGGGATGACGGCATTTGCTTGGTTTGTGTGGGGAAGATATGACCCATTGCGATGTAAGAAGGCCGCACCGCTTTAGCTATCGCCAGTTCGCGCTCATCGTGAGTAGATACCCCGAGCCGCAATCCGGCTTGTTGTATGGCGGCCAAATCAGTGGTCTCCAAATCTTCCTGCCCCAGATGCACCCCGTAAGCGCCATGCTTAATCGCCAGTCGCCAGTAATCATTAATAAATAAGCGTGCTTGATAGCGTTTGCCCAATGCAATTGTGGCAGCAATATCCTGTTCTACCTGAGCATCATCTAAATCCTTGATACGTAATTGGATAGTGGTTACCCCTGCCGCCAGCAGGCGTTCTATCCACAGCACAGAATCGACGACCGGATACAAGCCAAGGCGCTGTTCAGTCGTCGGAAAACCCTTCTGGGCCGAGAAGATAGGTGTATCAGATGGTTTCATTATCAGCCTCCGCTTTCAGATTCACCGGGCTGAGATACAACTCACTGCCACGAGAGCGGAACTCGGCTGACATCTGATCCATACCCGATTGCAGTACTTCAATGGGTTGAGCTGCGGCCTGTTCTTGCTTGGCTGCATAATCTCTCACTTCTTGCGAAATCTTCATCGAACAGAACTTCGGCCCACACATAGAACAAAAGTGAGCGACTTTGCCAGATTCTTGCGGCAGGGTTTCGTCGTGATAG
The sequence above is drawn from the Yersinia enterocolitica subsp. enterocolitica genome and encodes:
- the thiE gene encoding thiamine phosphate synthase, whose translation is MKPSDTPIFSAQKGFPTTEQRLGLYPVVDSVLWIERLLAAGVTTIQLRIKDLDDAQVEQDIAATIALGKRYQARLFINDYWRLAIKHGAYGVHLGQEDLETTDLAAIQQAGLRLGVSTHDERELAIAKAVRPSYIAMGHIFPTQTKQMPSSPQGLAVLKQMVENTPDYPTVAIGGISIERVPAVLAAGVGSVAVVSAITQAEDWQQATAQLLRLIEGKELSDDKQA
- a CDS encoding HesA/MoeB/ThiF family protein, giving the protein MINKHELSDSEFLRYSRQLLLEDIGPEGQLKLKSACVLIIGLGGLGSPAALYLAAAGIGKLLLADDDQLDLSNLQRQILYRTTDINQTSASNQTKVRLAQRHLQNLNPLVEIVSFDIRLTDAALADAVANADLVLDCSDNMTTRHQVNAACITAQKPLISGSAVGFSGQLLVIEPPYSQGCYACLYPDKELPQRNCRTAGVLGPVVGVIGTLQALEAIKILAGLPSALSGKLRLFDGKQQSWSTLQLTRAEHCPACGGSQ